The genomic segment TGTTAAAATGTCCTCAATCACTACTGCTGATCTCGCAAATTTGAACGATTCctcaaagaaagaaattgctACTTACTTGGAGGCAGAAAATTCCAAACAAAAGGTCCAGATGTCTATACATCAATTCACCAACACTTGCTTCAAAGAATGTATCCAATCGACAAACAACACTGATCTTTCATCTCAGGAGGAGCAATGTTTGGGTAATTGCGTGAACAGATTTCTGGATACCAACATTAGAATCGTGAAAGGTTTGCAAAGTCTCCAAtaagaaaatgaaaaaagagaaaaagacaAATGTTCATGATATAACTGTAAATATTTCCATACtagttgaaaaattcttccatGTACCTGTGGTTTGctaaaatttcatccttATCCTCGTTAGGGTCGCATCCGGTGGCTTTCATCGATTCACGAATGCGTTTGAACTTACGCATAATTTCTTGTGTAAGTTTACCTTCTTGCTTACACTTACCAAATGATATCAACAGTAATCCGTAGAAATCGTATTTATGCGCAACGACTCTTTCTGCAGGACATTCGACTATCATGGTGTGTATTAGACTTAAAGTATTGTCCATTAGCGAATCAAATGCTGTGAAGAATGGATTTCTCACTAGATATTCCCCTAGAACGTAAATCATACGTTGTAGATGAACCGCCGATGATACGCCCAAAATCCTGACACATCGACAGCATACGTCGAGAGCGTAAGCTGTCAATGGTTCACTAATGAAATTGACTCTTGGGATTAAATTCTGTAATAAAATTTCTGATAAGAATTTTCCTAGATGATACttgtatttcaaatcacTGCTGATGAATTGTAAACGATATAGGGAATTCAATGTGGGAAAAACGGTCTGTAGTATGCTTAAAGAGGTATTAGAATCATAAGATGGTGGTAAGTAGTAGCAGAGGttccaaagaattggtGAATACAGTTCGTAAAGACCTAAATCACTAAATGAAACCCAGTTCTTTTGATCTTCAAAACAATTTTCAAGGAAAACTCTCAGTAGAATTACACCTTTTAATTTAACACCTACAATATCTGTAGTATCATCTAATATGTTTAAAATGCCAGGTGTAATCCACCACAGATTGGAAGACACATGTCtattcttcaaattaaaCAATACCACGTAGAAAAATGGAATGCTTTTCAATCCGCCTTCATTTCTCCATGCCTGTCtttgttcatcttccttATACGATTGCCCTACTTTGGGCTTGAGTGCATTGTTTTCATTCTTATTGGATTGCCTAGAACTCTCTTTAGTTCTCAAGAGAAGTGGTCTTAATCTGTCAATTAACCACGTTAGCAATTCATCATAACTCCAATTGGTGTCATTAGTCAATTTATCAACTACTATCTTAATAGTCTCCAAACATTTAGAGCCTCTGGGCTCTTTATCCATAGTGAAATACGACAGGCATTGTATAACTTGTAAGCTTGTATTGACATCATCTGTGGCATGATCTCTTAGATGGGAACAGGTTTGAcgtaaatcatcatcatctatTGTGGGTAAGTGTGCACCATCAAATTTAGTAACAAATGcttttaattcttccatAGGTGTTGTATTTTCTCTTCACAATGGGCCCTTTATTATTGTCTGGTAAGGATGTCCATTATGTTGTTCCGCGTCTACATGTTCATTCAGCATTAAATACATAAAATGTTAGAATGAATGGAAAATAGAAAAGGTATTTGTTAATTTCTTAAAGATATTTTATTTAAACTCTGGTCATTTCGTAAAATTTAATTGACATGTATAATTGGGGTTATAACATAGCAACAATGTGTTCGGCGACGGATTTTTGAGTAGTTGGTGATAATGGTTTGGGACCACCCATGTATTGActgaacaagaatttaccGACAAGCGGTTCATTAACTAACCCCAATCTAAACGTCTTATCCTTCTTTCTGTCGTAATAGGCAACTTGTAGAGCACCATTAGCTTGCAACTCCAAAAATAAATCGTGGTCCTTAGGTACTTTACCCTTCTTCGTGAATGCTTCTTTTAATTCCTTTAAACCTGAATTCAAAATCTCTTGGTTATTTTTTGCTTCAGGATGGGCTAAAATGGTTTTTACAAGGccatctttcaaatggttAAAATCCGTATTTCTCACTGGTGTAATCTTTGCTAGCATTCTACATCCTGTATCCAAAAGGTTACCAATAAGGACAGCAGATTTCTCAGAATCATTCAAAGCAGCGTTAACGTTTTCCTTGTGGGATTTGCTGTGATCTGTGTCGACAAATGCAGTGGAAAGAAACTTGGAGCTTAATACTTCAGGTACCAAATGTTTATCCTGATCGGCAATGTAAATCCCTAAATCATAAACTTTGAAGGAGATAAACGTCACATATCTGTATCCATAACCAAGTAGTGAGTAATCCGTTGAGAATGGGTATTTGGGAGGTCCAATGTGCACTGGAAAAGGGGAAATATTTTTATCCACCATAACAGTATTTTCAGCATCATCATTCACATTAGCATCGTTATCAGCAGCGTGTAATTGACTGTTAATAGCCCATGCAGCTGTCAATCCAGCCAAAGATAACCCGTAGTAAGTCTGCCTCCCCTTGGTAAAAGGCCTTGGGATCTGTACATTTTGGGGGTGGTATGCTCTACGTGTAGAAAGAAGCGATATATTTCTAATTGCAGATTTGGACGATACACGAGATCTCTTCAACAACGGATTCAAcaacatcttcttcgaGCTTAAAGTCTTTTCGACCTTCAGGTGTTCTTGGAGGGTTCGTTTGTCTGAACTGAACTATCACTTAACAATGCGTAAATCTGAAATCACCGCTCGTAAATCTGGAACCATCGTTCgtaaattgaaatctttaatgTAATAAAAAGAACTAgtaaaataaataaataaataaaattatttaGACAAGCGTTTTCTAGAGTATTTCGTAAGCCATTTCACACAGTTTCCTCTGGAATATCATCGTGGAAGTATTTACCTTCTAAAGTTGGTGCAATCACACCGACTCTGATCAAGAAGTCACCGAAGTGTTCACCTTCCTCTCTCTCTTGAGACCATCTCTTAAATAGGTCTTTTAGGATTTCTAGTATCTCTTCCTCCTTGACGGATGCTCTGTATAGCTTGTTGATTCTTTGACCGTAGTAACCACCACCAAGCATTAAATTGTAAGTCTCTGGTGCCTTACCAATTAAGGCAACTTCACCTAACCATGGACGAGCGCAACCGTTGGGACAACCAGTCATCCTCATCACAACAGAGTCGTGACGCAATCCTAGCTCTTCCAGAATGTCCTCCACTTTACTGATCAACTCAGGTAGATAACGTTCAGATTCTGCCATAGCCAAACCACAAGTTGGAAGACCGACACAGGAGGCAGAATGCAATCTTAATGGACTGAAGTCGGTATTATCCAACTTATACTTGTGAAGAACTTTCTTGACTTCATCCAAATGCTCGTCCTTTATATCACAAATTACAACATGTTGATTACCTGTTAGTCTGAAATGACCAGAGCCATGCTTTTGCATTAGCTGAGCAACCTTCTTCATACCGGTCTTCTGAGGTAACTCAACAGTGTCCTCGACTCTACCATTTTCGATAAAGGCGGTAAAGTGATTCATGCCCGTCTCATCCTTGACCCAGCCAAAGTAGTCATGGTTATCCTTAATCTCGAATGGTCTTCCTGGTTCAAATTTCCTACCCATGTGTTCTTCCACCTTAGACTTGTAAATATCAACACCCATATCGTCGATGGTGTACTTTAAACGGCCGTGCTTACGGTCGTTACGATCACCATTATCCCTTTGAACAATCATAACACCTTCAATAGCTTTGATAACGTCAGATACTGGTAAATAACCGAACAAAGAACCTGTTCTTGGGTAAGTCTTCTTGTTATTGTGAGTAGTACCCATACCACCACCGACATACATGTTATAACCAGTCACCTCTTGAGTTTCTGGGTCAACAATAGTGACTAAACCAACATCACTAGACCACACATCCACATCATTGTATGGTGGAACGGCAATGTTAACTTTGAACTTTCTTGGCAAGTAAGTAGGACCATAAAGGGGCTCGACATCCACCAGAGCACCACCACTAACTTTagtctttttctttgtagGACCATCTTTCCtgttttcaaagattgaagGCCAGTTAGGATCATAATCACGATCATCTACTCCGTTCAACCAGATTTCGTGGTAAGCAGTGGTGTTGGGCAAGAAGTACTCAGAGACCTTGTAGCCGAAGTCAGAAATCTGTTGGTGAATTTTAGCATTGTGAGGAATGGCTGAAAGCATAACGTTTCTGTTAACGTCACCACAAGCGGCCAAAGTATCCATCAATGTAGAGTTCATACCTCTAATGGTGTGTTTTAGGTTTCTCTTCACTATACCATGTAATTGGAAAGTAGCTCTGGTGGTCAACTTCATAGTGCCATTACCGCTCTCATTGGAAAGTCTGTCCAAAATCAACCATTGTTCTGGGTTAGCCTTACCACCTGGTAATCTGATTCTGGCCATGAAGGCGTAATATGGTTCCATGCCTTGTGCCTTACGAACATCCCTAACATCACGGTCATCCTGCATATAGCAACCGTGGAACTTGGTCAATTGCTGGTCATGTGCGTGAATGGTACCAGTCgattcatcttccaaaCCTGGAACAATGGTACCTCTCAAGAAATCAGAGTTAATCTTCATATCTTCGTTAGTCCATGGCTTTGGTTCATCAGCAACATTGGCACCGGAGACACCAAGGGCTTCCcataattcttcttcccaTGGACCATAAGCCGTTTGGTAACCATCAGCGTCTTGGTCATCACCTTGACCCAATGGAACGATGGCCTTGGCAGCCAAAATTTCCAGTttcttgaacaattctCTGGATGGACGGTTGTAATAATGTTTGTCTTCCTTACGTGGCCAGTAAAGCGAGTCACCTAAACCAAAAACAGAGAACTTTAGAGATCCCAAGTCCATACCTGTAGAACCTTTCAAGGCATCCCAGAAACCCTTACCGTCTTGTGGGAATTCACCTTGACCGGCAGTAGAAGTAATAAAAATCacattttcttcaccagGCAAATCTTCTAGATCGATCTCGTCCATGGATTGGCAAGTTGCCTTCAGACCTCTGGCAGCAGCCCTATTGCTTAATCTCTTAGCTAAAGAGGCCgcattaccaccatcagATGCAAAGTAAACGTGCAATGGTGGTCCGCTTAAGCCTTCTAGCAGTTGTTCGTAAGCTTGCTTGGCTCTACGTTCTTGTTTCTTGGTCACCTTATCGCTAGCCGATTGTACAAGATTTCTAGAAAAGTCAGGGTATTTCTTGGACAATAAGGTTAATCTGTTTTCTCTGTCTAGGAAGGTTTGCAACTCTCTTCTAATCACAGAGGAATCAAGGACAAAagcttcatcatcctctttGCTTGGGTCATATCTGAACAATGGCCAATAACCAGATCCCACTGCCTTCTTAGTCTCCTTAAGGATTTCCAAAGGAGTGTCTCTTTCAGAGTGATAAGGCAAGTAGGCAAGAACAATGGATGGTCCATTGTATCTGGAGGCTTCAATGAATGCCGTCAGTAGCTGTGAATACGAAGAGTAGACTGCCACTGAAGCGACGTAAACATGACCAAAGTTCATGGCATAAAGACCTACATCCTTCTTTCTCTGTTGAGTCTCCTTTCTATGTTCAAATGGTTCAGAGTCAATTAATAGAACGTTGATGTTCTTTTTACCGGAAAGTACTTGGTGAACACCAGAGTTACCCAAATCGTAGGACCATGCATCAGAACCCACCAACCAAGTGGATTTGAAGACATAGGATTCTTCGTCAGAGCCTAATTGTAGAAACTCAGAAGCCTTCTTTGAATCTCCAtgtttttgtaaaaattcaaaCACCTGTTGACTAACAACGTTAGCCTCCTTCAAAGCGGACTCGTCCAGCGATTGGTCGTGGTAGGAAACCCACTTACCAAGTAGTTGAACGAATGAAACAGCATCCGTAGTACCGTAAAGAGATGGGTCTAAAGAACGTCTTGCCAAAgcaaccaattcttcacGTCTTTTGTTTTGGTTTAAAAACAAACCATAACCATACTCTGGATTATTTTGTTGAACTGTTTCACTGGTGTACTCGTTTAAAAAGTTCGAATTTGAAGTAAACAGCTGTCTTATTACTTTCATGTAGGCATTTTCAAGATCTAGAACGTTCTTCAGGGAGctcaattcttcaattgtctccttttcttttactTGCTCACCAACGAAAAGTGACAGATTTGGTTCCTTTGAATTGACATTACTAATAATTTCACCCAGAACAGCGCTTAAATCGGTAACCAAACCGATATTGGATATTATAACTTGGTCAATACCTTTCTCGATCAAAGAGTCGAAatcttgaaagaaatctaaCAACAATGGTTCAAACCCATTTTGTTCTGATTTTTGGGTTGCACTTTGGGCCACAACAACTTTCTTAATGGAATTGGGTAAAGCGGTTAGCAGATCTTGTATACTCCAAGGTCTGTAAACATTAATTTGAACCAGACTAGTGTCATTAGGTAGCACTGAGCTAAAATCGCATGCTGAATAATTGATCACAGCAGTGGTAGGAGTTTTACTTGTAGAAATAATATCGAATTTGCTACCTAAATCTAAAGCATCCAGATCAGCTGGTTCTTCAGCAAGCTGTGTTGGTTTCACATCAGCTTCCACTTTGTGCTTCAGATTCttaaaattgatgaaatgcAACACTGGTCTTAAGCATTTAGAGGCAATGTCTAGAGATCTTTGAGCGTTAACATCGAAGATTTTCtcattggaagaaattaaaatggGGATAGAGAGATCCTTAAAAAATGGAATCACTGAATAGTCTTGTAATGACAAATCCACATTGATTACGATTGGGTGACCTTGTAAACCTTGCAAGTGAGGTAATGATTTGACTAAAGTGGCTTCATCGGTTACTAATGTTGTCAGGCGATCCTTGGAGATTTGCTCAATCACTTCTCCTAAGGGATCTGCATTGTTCAACAATTGAACGGCATGAGGAAAACTTGCAAATTCAGACTTTGTATCCTTGATGGCAgtagtgaaaaaaaatttgaaggaATCCACCGCCTGGGCATATTTCAGAAGTGCCTCTGATAATGTACAAGCGTTGGAAGTTGTCATATTGGCAACAATAAATAACGGGGTACGAAAAAAGAGGCGTTAAGTCCGATTAACCTACCGACACCTTCTCTCTTCGAGTTGTTCTCAGATTTCCTTCCACCGACTAAAGTTCTCTGTTGACTCTTCTTATAAGTTGGAGGGGATCACCTTCTGAATGAGTACCCGACTTTTCGCCCTTCAACTCCGAGCCACAGCTATGGCTTTCAGGCTAGGATGTTTCCGCCTCACTCGTAATCTGATTGGCGGTTGGCGTTGGACGATGCCACACATTGGCTAGCTTCAATAACCGAGGGTAGGGAGAATCGCACGTGATTAGAGCATGGAGATAAAGTAATGAATCCATAAAGATGGAACTCTGCGCAGTAATGCGGAAGTATATCCGCCACAACATGACCGTTTAGCTGCAATAAGTGCGTTTGTTGATGTTAGAATATTTGGTTTTCTCAGTCGACTGTTGTAGTACCGTTcctttccaattccaagatttctCTTACCGTCAATGAGTCATTGGAAACACTGTTGTTATAGTCTAACTGTGCTTGAGCTGCACgatccaattcattcaatttatcattttctaGCTGTCTAACCTGCTGAGTGgtcatttcatcttttatCATAGTTAGTAAATGTAAGTAGTGCGTAAGGAAAGGAAGGAGGGAAACGTTTCGTGTTTCATATAAACATACATCTTTGATTCAGCTTattgataattttattcttaatATCTTGTTTCTGTTCATCCGTGAGTTTCATTAGGGCTGCTCTCTCTCGTTTGTTTTATGATAAGAAAGCAGAGTAAGTGGTAAGTAGATCTTAGCGCTTAGCCTTTATTATTTGAATCTCGTAAGTACAGTCGGTTACCCGGAGGGTAACCGATGATATAAAACATCGGCGGcaaatagaagaagaaattctaTGTGTTTTAATGCCGGCAGATCATTGTACTGGTTTAATGGACCTCCTATATTCTGATGGAGTTTGATTCAAGAATGAGTGGACATTTGTACACTTGGAGGGACACGTAGTTCTCTTGAGATcaataaaatcaatgaCAAGAAATCCTGTTTGATTAGAAAGCTTAGAAATTGTACCTGACGGTACATCTTGTAGTAATTTACTTCAATATATATTATTGCCAAGCGGTATAGTTACTTCTCTCGAGTTTCGAACTCAGACTTGATTACCCGCACTTTTTATACAAAGTGAGAAgggagaaaaaaaaggtagAGTTCACTAAACTTGATGATATTTGCCACCATCGACCAAGGATAATAGGACTTATTACTAGTGTATCATCTCCATATAGCGCGTGAATCATGGTATTAGAGGCAACTGTTATAACCATTGATAATTCTGAATACTCAAGGAATGGAGATTTCCCCAGAACGAGGTTCGAAGCACAGATCGATGCTGTTGAATTCATCTTTCAGGCAAAACGTAACAGTAATCCCGAAAATACTGTAGGCCTAATTTTATCAGCAGGTTCTAATCCAAGAGTTTTATCCACATTTACATCAGAATTTGGTAAGATCTTATCAGGTTTGCACGATACTCATATTGAAGGATCCATTCATCTAGGGACAGCCATTCAAATTGCTGCATTAACGTTAAAACACCGCCAAAATAAAGTTCAGCATCAACGAATCGTTGTATTTGTATGCTCCCCCATCCAAGATGACAgacaagaattgatgaagttaGCCAAAAAGCTAAAAAAGAATAACATTGCAGTAGACATTAtcaattttggtgaaataGAACATAATACAGCCATCGTAGAGGAATTCATCGAGACTGTAAACAATTCTCAAGAAGAGAGCAGTCATTTATTGAATATACAACCAGGCCCAAGATTACTATATGAACACATTGCAGGGTCTCGTATAATTCTAGAAGAAGGTGCTGCCGGTGGTAGTGGATTCGATGGTGATAGTGCGGGAGGTGATAATGGATTTATGGACTTCGGTGTTGATCCTTCAGTAGATCCAGAATTGGCAATGGCATTACGTCTATCTatggaagaagaacaacagaGACAGGAAAGGTTgagacaacaacaagaacaacaggaacaacagcagcagcagcaagAAAGTCAGGGGCAAGgacaagaacaagagcaGGAGAATAAATCTTAGACAGAAAAGAACAGAACAGAAACGAAGTACTTGTTGCGGCTAATTAAATAATATTTCTTCTAAACTCTTTTAGACTGTTATTTTATAAAGTGTACATGTTGTAATTCACATTACCCGGTTCATAACCGCTATGACTCGAAAAAATCAGTGATAAAGGGAAGTTTTATCGAACACTATATACCACTGCGATACATCTCAGCTAGACGTAGTAACTAATATGGCCCGTGATGGTCCTCTATTCGTTGGTCTAAGAGGAAAGAATCAACGTCCGGTATCATCAACGGTCTCTTCAGGTCCCAAAGTTAATAACACAACTCATGTGAATTCAATATCTCTGAGCGCTGGTAATCTTATAGTAGGAGCCAAAGATAATACCAATTTACGTGGTAACGTCTTAAGTACACCGAGTACCACTTTTGTgaatgataacaataaaaTCAATACCAATTCACCTGCTATATTGGCGCCTGAATCTGCAGGTATAATCGATAAGAATAGATCAAGACAAGTGGAATTGTGTTACCATGAATCTAGATATTCTAATGACCTGGTGGAATTGGACCTTTCCGCAATTCCAGGAGCAAAACAAGGTGATTTGtttgaaatgaaaacaTATCGAAAAACCCCCGGCAgtaaagataaaaaaatcTATTTTGTTGCCAAAGATTTTAGTCCAGATATTCGAAGAAGGACGAAAAATGCTCAAATTTCTATTCTATCAGGTCAATTACAATCATTGTTGGATCTACCGTCACGTTCCAAGGTTTGGATAAGATTGAAATCCAAGAGGTTGACCGAAGCAGATTTGGTGGAATTAAACATTAAAGATTGTTTGATCAACAGAGGGGACATGTGGTGCTTGAACTCCCAATTAGTAGGTCAATGTGTGTTTTCAGGTCAAAAATTGACATTTTTAGATACCATCAGAGCTACGGTCAACGGGATTTATCGTGAAGGTAAAAAGACACTTTCGGGAtatattggtgaaaatacCAGAGTGGTATTTCGTTCGGAATCTGCAAGATTAATCTTCTTAATCCAAATCACTGAAGAAATGTggaattttgaagaaactggTGAACAattatttcaaaagatggtTAATTCGTTTTTCcccaaaatttttaaaaaatggAAAGATATTGGTACACATCATAGTATTACCATTGCGTTTGCCGTATCTATGGACACTTCGCATGTACCGTTTAGAGAATTGGAACCTGGTACcattttaaagaatacaACCGACTATTTCAGAATTGTAGTAGATCAAGTTTTAGTTATCCATTGGGTGGAAATCATGGAAACGTTGCGAAAAGAGTTTCAAGCACTAAGACGAAATTTGTTAAATGTTCAGACAGAAGATGGTTATAGTGTTGTCAAGGGAAGATTTTCACCGGTGATTAAATCCAATATTTTGGAATTAGTTAATTTTGCCTCTACATTAATCACGGATCCATTCAGACAATCGGACCTGCGACATACGACTACGCACATAATGATCATTAGCCCCGGATCAGGTCTATATGACGTGGACTATGATTTGCTGAGATTAACTGGTAAGAAACTTTTGTCATTGGAAATGACGATGGATCTTATCTGTCTGTCGCGGGCTCCACTCCACGTAGTGCCCCTATTCAGGTATTTGGATTATGAAAGCAAGTTGCATCATTGTAGCCCAACTTGGTTGAGTATCTTCTTTTGGAACGATTCCATGAATGGTACCGATGATTGGCGTCCTAGGTGTAAGATTTACGATCTACAGATGATGGGACTCACAGAAAATGATGTTTTGGGGaaaattgatattgatTACTTAAAACCAGGCAAGGGTGTGGAAAGCATTCAACAATTTATGGATCAATATGATACCGAcgttttcaattttgagaaatgtaatgataatttacaaaaggGAAATAGCAATTGTGATAAATCTGAAGGTGGAGTTCAATTGAACCAAAAGCAATCTCTTCAAAACCCATCGACTTTTGCTTGGAATGCCCCAAAATTCTCTACCCCTGTTTTGGAGGACATTCAGAAACCCAAAGTCTTCGCTGATTTGTCCACGCAGAGAAGTAGTGGTCTTCGAGACGACGAAGGTTCTGATaagattcaattgagtGATAGCGCTTTTAGAACCCAACAATCTTCATTGGCGGTTGATACCTTAAAAGGAATTACCAAAAAGAATCTTGTCAAAGACTTGACCCAAAGAATTGTGGGTAGAATCATGCCAGATCGTGAGGTTAAAAGAGATATGAGTACACATGAACCAGTTGAAGATCGAACAGATGGTGTTGAAAGATCCCCGGTTCAAAAACCAGCATTATCCCCTCGCAATTCCTCAGAACATGTACCAGttatcaagaagaatttatcCACTCTGAACCATCTGGACAATCAAAACGGCTCACCTTTCGGAATTGATGGCTTTCCTCTATATGCTTCAGCTCATAATTTGGAGTCACCTGTAGATCATGGTGCTTCAGAGACAAAACCATTATTTACCGTAGATGACAGAAAAACGCCATTGCAAGAATCTGCGGCTCATAATTCCGGATCTTCTCCAACTGAAGTGAGAACGTGGATTGAAATAAAGAATCCATCTGTCCCAGTTAACGAAGATCTTGCAGGAATGATGTATCCCACAAGATGGAAAGATGTTTTACCAAGGTATGTTCCCAAGAGGTACAGTAAATGGAGGTCCTTTACAACACCTGCGGAATTACCCATTACGATTTCAGATTTTCCTTCAAAGCTGGACTTTGAgaataatttcttctttagaAATCATTCAGTTAATCTGAACATTGATCAAGAGGCATATAAGCAAACTTCGAAAGATCTGCTACGTAATATGATTTATGTGCGTCTTTTGGCAGGTTTTCAATTGTGTGTGGGAGAAAATGTCAAAAATGTGGAGCGTTCGAAAGGGGTCGAAAACAACGAATCACCAGTTGCTAAGTTTATTGATGGTACTTGGGTTAATATCAGGATATATATGACAATTGATTCTGAGATTCATAGAATCAGTTGTGGTATGGATGGTGTCATCGACGTCCAAAGATATATGAGGAAGAATGAAGAGAATCCATTTGAACAGGTATCTAGCTATGCTCCTTTGGTTAAAACTCGTTACGAAAACTTGTACAGAAAGGCAAAGATCGATCCATTGCATGCTGCTCGTTCGCCtttgaattggaatcagATTGATCAGGTGTTGGCAGGATACGGGGAATACGGGcttgataaaaatgaatgTGGATTCAGATCCAAGTTGGTGGTACTTCCCGCTGACATTCCTACCAATACATATTCATCTGTTATAAATGGAAGAAATGAAACTTTAACTCAAGAGGAAATAAGATTGGAAGGCTTAAATCGACTAATATCTTCAATATCCAAATCCCGCCTGTTGACTGCAAAGGAGAAgcaaatgaagaaaaacaaaagagaagaaatccAACCAGAGATTCTATTTTACACAGGATCCCTTTTCGATTTTATTCGTGAACAAAAGTCGTCTCTGGATAGATCAGTTCTAAGTTATAAGGATTCCATCTTTGCAGATAGGAAGCAGCTAAAAAAAGATGTAGACATAAAAGAACTGGCGCATGAAATACAACATGGTAATAACCCTCTTACCCTGGTCAATCGGAAATGGCACTGGAAAAGACATCAAAATAGTTTCATTGGATCAGAAATGGTCAATTGGTTACTGAGAAATTTAAGTGATATTGATACTAGGGAAGAGGCTGTTGAGTACGGCCAAAGTTTGATGGATAGAGGCCTGTTTAAACACGTTTTGAATAAGCACGGGTTTCTTGATGGTCATTATTTCTATCAGATTACACCATCGTACCTCGTAGATGCTCGTACTCTCGAGAAGGTAAATTCtgattccaaatcttctaacGACCAAAGACGAGCTGCAGGGGAGAATTCGTCATCTGGTATATCTGAAACGAATGTGCTGCCTTTGACAATGGTAAACAGTAATAGCACTTCCAATATTTC from the Zygosaccharomyces rouxii strain CBS732 chromosome B complete sequence genome contains:
- the RPN10 gene encoding proteasome regulatory particle base subunit RPN10 (similar to uniprot|P38886 Saccharomyces cerevisiae YHR200W RPN10 Non-ATPase base subunit of the 19S regulatory particle of the 26S proteasome), yielding MVLEATVITIDNSEYSRNGDFPRTRFEAQIDAVEFIFQAKRNSNPENTVGLILSAGSNPRVLSTFTSEFGKILSGLHDTHIEGSIHLGTAIQIAALTLKHRQNKVQHQRIVVFVCSPIQDDRQELMKLAKKLKKNNIAVDIINFGEIEHNTAIVEEFIETVNNSQEESSHLLNIQPGPRLLYEHIAGSRIILEEGAAGGSGFDGDSAGGDNGFMDFGVDPSVDPELAMALRLSMEEEQQRQERLRQQQEQQEQQQQQQESQGQGQEQEQENKS
- a CDS encoding uncharacterized protein (some similarities with uniprot|Q03661 Saccharomyces cerevisiae YMR219W ESC1 Protein localized to the nuclear periphery, involved in telomeric silencing; interacts with PAD4-domain of Sir4p), whose protein sequence is MIKDEMTTQQVRQLENDKLNELDRAAQAQLDYNNSVSNDSLTVREILELERNGTTTVD
- the MET5 gene encoding sulfite reductase (NADPH) subunit beta (highly similar to uniprot|P47169 Saccharomyces cerevisiae YJR137C ECM17 Sulfite reductase beta subunit involved in amino acid biosynthesis transcription repressed by methionine) encodes the protein MTTSNACTLSEALLKYAQAVDSFKFFFTTAIKDTKSEFASFPHAVQLLNNADPLGEVIEQISKDRLTTLVTDEATLVKSLPHLQGLQGHPIVINVDLSLQDYSVIPFFKDLSIPILISSNEKIFDVNAQRSLDIASKCLRPVLHFINFKNLKHKVEADVKPTQLAEEPADLDALDLGSKFDIISTSKTPTTAVINYSACDFSSVLPNDTSLVQINVYRPWSIQDLLTALPNSIKKVVVAQSATQKSEQNGFEPLLLDFFQDFDSLIEKGIDQVIISNIGLVTDLSAVLGEIISNVNSKEPNLSLFVGEQVKEKETIEELSSLKNVLDLENAYMKVIRQLFTSNSNFLNEYTSETVQQNNPEYGYGLFLNQNKRREELVALARRSLDPSLYGTTDAVSFVQLLGKWVSYHDQSLDESALKEANVVSQQVFEFLQKHGDSKKASEFLQLGSDEESYVFKSTWLVGSDAWSYDLGNSGVHQVLSGKKNINVLLIDSEPFEHRKETQQRKKDVGLYAMNFGHVYVASVAVYSSYSQLLTAFIEASRYNGPSIVLAYLPYHSERDTPLEILKETKKAVGSGYWPLFRYDPSKEDDEAFVLDSSVIRRELQTFLDRENRLTLLSKKYPDFSRNLVQSASDKVTKKQERRAKQAYEQLLEGLSGPPLHVYFASDGGNAASLAKRLSNRAAARGLKATCQSMDEIDLEDLPGEENVIFITSTAGQGEFPQDGKGFWDALKGSTGMDLGSLKFSVFGLGDSLYWPRKEDKHYYNRPSRELFKKLEILAAKAIVPLGQGDDQDADGYQTAYGPWEEELWEALGVSGANVADEPKPWTNEDMKINSDFLRGTIVPGLEDESTGTIHAHDQQLTKFHGCYMQDDRDVRDVRKAQGMEPYYAFMARIRLPGGKANPEQWLILDRLSNESGNGTMKLTTRATFQLHGIVKRNLKHTIRGMNSTLMDTLAACGDVNRNVMLSAIPHNAKIHQQISDFGYKVSEYFLPNTTAYHEIWLNGVDDRDYDPNWPSIFENRKDGPTKKKTKVSGGALVDVEPLYGPTYLPRKFKVNIAVPPYNDVDVWSSDVGLVTIVDPETQEVTGYNMYVGGGMGTTHNNKKTYPRTGSLFGYLPVSDVIKAIEGVMIVQRDNGDRNDRKHGRLKYTIDDMGVDIYKSKVEEHMGRKFEPGRPFEIKDNHDYFGWVKDETGMNHFTAFIENGRVEDTVELPQKTGMKKVAQLMQKHGSGHFRLTGNQHVVICDIKDEHLDEVKKVLHKYKLDNTDFSPLRLHSASCVGLPTCGLAMAESERYLPELISKVEDILEELGLRHDSVVMRMTGCPNGCARPWLGEVALIGKAPETYNLMLGGGYYGQRINKLYRASVKEEEILEILKDLFKRWSQEREEGEHFGDFLIRVGVIAPTLEGKYFHDDIPEETV